A single Vicia villosa cultivar HV-30 ecotype Madison, WI unplaced genomic scaffold, Vvil1.0 ctg.003337F_1_1, whole genome shotgun sequence DNA region contains:
- the LOC131640851 gene encoding uncharacterized protein LOC131640851, giving the protein MDIKEFIFKHFEGFFQEEVCSRPEPHGINLNKLSMVDSLELEKPISEEEVKDAIWSCDGNKSPGRDGYSLEFFKRFWFLLKDDLLKLCNDFHSKGTLVKAITSSFLALIPNKKNPQDLSEYRPISLVGSIYKIIAKILAARMRCVLDKLVSPNQTAFVPGRSMMDGVLMVSKILDWAKRKKRGCLLLKVDFEKAYDSISWNYLRWIMGRMGFGKRWLKWMESCIFTIHMSVLVNGSATKEFKVQKGLRQGDPISPFLSVIAMEGLSALMKKSVEVGDFKPFKYGEEDYVDILQFADDTVIIGEPSCDNLWNMKVLLRGFKLVSGLKINFHKSKFFGIHIGEWLSYSATSFLSCKKGTFPFKFLGVWVGEGANKRRAWKEVISNIKARLSMWKGRNISIGGRVTLIGSVLNAIPIFTLSFFKAPNKVIQEIKGFLSNFLWKGNVNKRSIHWVKWENVCKPKGKGGLRIRDVGDMNRSLLLKWKWRSLKEDKAIWSRFLLFRYQNPKFKVLASSGEVLNRDDSSWWRDIILNDFKEEDSVEGFKDWVKCELKRGNNILFWHSCWLGHQTLRVSFPHLFDLSTNKLSKVSDVFSWNDGAFNWNINGLFEIDDFVHLNSDFTHDALNDTPTAFVLQVRELKVLLKGIVPNNTEEDNFHWKLNPNGVFSVASVSNLVANAKDMAWSTNVINLLEAMWKAKIPKKVKIFCWRFFIDRLLLKDLLAHRGVSNFNSMDCLFCSNHPESSEHLFFQCQVSKVVWENIYTWLGDDLEFTLDEFKTFGYIEEKVRKSNTRVKLNSIWLALIWCIWIMRNAIIFDNASFSFEVVISNILFFSWRWLCNSDYTSRTIFYDWYKLPLNCFNSI; this is encoded by the coding sequence ATGGATATTAAAGAATTCATTTTTAAGCATTTTGAAGGTTTCTttcaagaagaggtttgttctaGACCGGAGCCACATGGGATTAACTTGAATAAGCTATCGATGGTGGATTCCTTGGAGTTAGAAAAACCTATCTCCGAAGAAGAGGTCAAGGATGctatttggtcgtgtgatggGAATAAAAGTCCGGGTCGGGATGGTTATTCTTTGGAATTCTTCAAAAGATTTTGGTTTCTCCTTAAAGACGACTTGTTGAAGTTATGCAACGATTTCCACTCAAAAGGTACGCTTGTCAAAGCTATCACTTCCTCTTTTCTTGCGCTTATTCCTAATAAGAAGAATCCGCAAGACTTGTCCGAGTACCGTCCTATTTCTCTAGTGGGGAGCATATACAAGATTATAGCAAAGATTTTGGCGGCTAGAATGAGATGTGTTTTGGATAAATTGGTTTCTCCTAATCAAACcgcttttgttccgggtaggAGTATGATGGATGGGGTTCTAATGGTAAGCAAAATTCTTGATTgggcaaaaagaaaaaagaggggGTGTCTTTTACtcaaagtggattttgaaaaggcttacgATTCTATCTCTTGGAATTACCTTAGGTGGATTATGGGAAGAATGGGGTTCGGGAAAAGATGGTTGAAATGGATGGAATCTTGTATCTTCACTATTCATATGTCCGTTTTGGTGAACGGTAGCGCTACCAAAGAGTTCAAAGTACAAAAAGGTTTACGTCAAGGAGATCCGATTTCCCCTTTTCTCTCTGTCATTGCTATGGAAGGTCTTAGTGCGCTTATGAAGAAATCGGTGGAGGTGGGGGATTTTAAACCGTTTAAATATGGCGAGGAAGATTATGTGGacattctccaatttgcggacgacaccgTAATTATTGGAGAACCTTCTTGTGATAATCTTTGGAACATGaaagtgttgttgagaggctttaagcTTGTTTCCGGTTTGAAAATCAACTTTCACAAAAGCAAATTTTTCGGAATTCATATTGGAGAGTGGCTTTCTTACTCGGCAACCTCTTTCCTTTCTTGCAAAAAAGGAActtttccttttaaatttcttGGTGTGTGGGTGGGTGAAGGCGCTAACAAGAGGAGAGCGTGGAAGGAGGTAATTTCTAACATCAAAGCAAGATTGTCGATGTGGAAGGGGAGAAATATCTCCATAGGTGGAAGGGTCACTCTTATTGGTTCGGTGCTTAATGCAATCCCAATCTTcactctttctttttttaaagCTCCGAACAAAGTTATTCAAGAGATTAAAGGTTTCCTTAGTAATTTCTTGTGGAAAGGGAATGTGAACAAAAGAAGcattcattgggtgaagtgggagaaTGTTTGTAAACCTAAGGGGAAAGGTGGATTAAGAATTAGAGATGTTGGTGATATGAATAGATCCCTCCTTctcaaatggaagtggagaagtTTGAAGGAGGACAAAGCCATTTGGAGTAGATTTCTTCTCTTCAGATATCAAAATCCGAAATTCAAAGTGTTAGCTTCTAGTGGGGAAGTTTTAAACCGTGACGATTCTAGTTGGTGGAGAGACATCATCCTTAACGATTTTAAAGAGGAGGATTCCGTTGAAGGCTTCAAAGATTGGGTCAAATGTGAACTCAAAAGAGGTAATAacattcttttttggcatagttgttggttgggtCATCAAACTCTTCGCGTTTCCTTCCCGCATTTGTTCGATCTTTCAACCAATAAACTTTCCAAAGTTAGTGATGTCTTTTCTTGGAATGATGGTGCCTTTAATTGGAACATTAACGGTCTCTTCGAAATTGACGATTTCGTTCACTTGAATTCGGATTTCACTCATGACGCCTTAAATGATACTCCGACGGCTTTTGTTCTTCAAGTAAGGGAGCTAAAAGTGTTGCTAAAAGGAATAGTTCCGAATAATACGGAAGAAGACAACTTCCATTGGAAGCTAAACCCAAATGGTGTGTTCTCGGTTGCAAGTGTATCTAACTTGGTAGCTAATGCAAAAGACATGGCTTGGTCAACTAATGTCATCAATTTGTTGGAAGCTATGTGGAAGGCTAAGATTCCGAAAAAGGTTAAAATCTTTTGTTGGAGATTTTTCATAGATAGACTTCTTCTAAAAGACCTTTTGGCCCATAGAGGTGTCTCTAACTTCAACTCTATGGATTGTTTATTTTGCTCTAATCATCCGGAATCATCGGAACACCTCTTCTTTCAATGTCAAGTTTCGAAAGTGGTATGGGAAAATATCTACACTTGGTTGGGAGATGACTTGGAGTTTACCTTGGACGAGTTCAAAACTTTTGGTTACATCGAAGAAAAAGTGAGGAAATCCAACACTAGAGTTAAATTAAACTCAATTTGGTTAGCTCTAATTTGGTGCATTTGGATAATGAGAAATGCCATTATTTTTGATAATGCTTCTTTTAGCTTTGAAGTTGTGATCtctaacattttgtttttttcttggagatggttgtGTAATAGTGACTATACTTCTAGgactattttttatgattggtacaagTTACCTTTAAACTGTTTTAACTCTATTTAG